The Rhodopirellula islandica genome includes a region encoding these proteins:
- a CDS encoding YceI family protein: MLQRFALVLTLVCVSSVVGSAAEQPAFDAEKSKLSFTGSKPDGKHEGGFKKFTADAALNIEEPSKGSLKIEIDATSLWSDADKLTNHLKNPDFFDVRKHPKITFESTKIEHDPSEDKVNIVGKLTMLGKTVEVTIPSMPKLTEDMLVLAANFDIDRTKWGMTYGKGKINDKVAIQALLVFKR; the protein is encoded by the coding sequence ATGTTGCAACGTTTTGCCTTGGTGTTGACGCTGGTTTGCGTTTCTTCCGTGGTTGGTTCCGCCGCGGAACAGCCCGCATTTGATGCTGAAAAATCGAAGCTCTCTTTCACTGGTTCCAAGCCGGATGGCAAGCATGAAGGTGGTTTCAAGAAGTTCACCGCTGACGCGGCCTTGAATATTGAAGAGCCCAGCAAGGGCTCGCTCAAGATCGAAATCGATGCGACGAGTCTTTGGTCCGATGCTGACAAGCTGACCAATCACCTGAAGAACCCGGACTTCTTTGACGTTCGCAAGCACCCCAAGATCACGTTCGAATCGACCAAGATTGAGCATGACCCGTCCGAAGACAAAGTGAACATTGTCGGGAAGTTGACCATGCTTGGCAAAACGGTCGAGGTCACCATCCCTTCGATGCCCAAGTTGACGGAAGACATGCTGGTCTTGGCTGCGAACTTTGACATTGATCGAACCAAGTGGGGCATGACCTACGGCAAGGGCAAGATCAACGACAAGGTTGCCATTCAAGCTCTCTTGGTCTTCAAGCGATAA